Proteins from one Staphylococcus sp. IVB6214 genomic window:
- a CDS encoding recombinase family protein, whose amino-acid sequence MKQAIGYLRQSTLKKQSLSAQKQTIKALAEKHNIQHITFYSDKQSGRTDKRNGYQQVITLIQQGHCDVLCCYRLNRLHRNLKNALKLIRLCQKHQVHILSVCDGYFNLDSSFDRLKLNIFISLAELESDNISEQVKNGLREKARQGKLITTHAPFGYHYHDGTFTINKDEAPTVKAIFDDYVEGYGYKKISQRLEKSNHLINRKPFQVRCIILNPNYCGRVLNQYGQYDNMFPPIVSVSLYEYAQKVRNQRQVKRRSSDNQLKQKIKCPCCGSTLTNLTIRKKKHALRYYVCPRNMNASRFVCDFKGINAQMLETRVLTTCKDFFQNQQLYLKINQTIQQQLKNQRTLETKHILTQEQLIEKLAQGTITADTFREKSLLLQQQSKTNSSISSTQIQRAFQNVIQQCFTLNMLYPYIDEIHITENKTLTGIYFKNEPLNIVNQDMQSSIA is encoded by the coding sequence ATGAAACAAGCAATAGGTTATCTACGTCAAAGTACACTCAAAAAACAATCACTCTCAGCCCAAAAACAAACCATCAAGGCATTAGCCGAAAAGCATAATATTCAACACATTACCTTTTATAGCGATAAGCAATCAGGTCGAACTGATAAACGCAATGGTTACCAACAAGTCATTACGCTAATTCAACAAGGTCACTGTGACGTATTATGTTGCTACAGACTGAATCGATTACACCGAAATTTGAAAAATGCTTTGAAACTTATCAGATTATGTCAAAAGCATCAGGTTCATATCTTAAGTGTCTGTGATGGCTATTTCAACTTAGACTCATCTTTTGATCGTTTAAAACTTAACATTTTCATCAGCCTTGCAGAGTTAGAATCTGATAATATCAGTGAACAGGTCAAAAATGGACTACGCGAAAAAGCTCGCCAAGGTAAACTCATTACAACTCACGCCCCTTTTGGCTATCACTATCACGATGGGACATTTACTATAAATAAGGATGAAGCACCTACTGTAAAAGCCATATTCGACGACTACGTGGAAGGTTACGGATACAAGAAAATTTCTCAACGCTTAGAAAAATCCAATCACCTCATCAACCGAAAACCTTTTCAAGTGCGTTGTATTATCCTAAATCCTAATTACTGTGGCCGAGTGCTAAATCAATATGGACAATACGATAATATGTTCCCCCCTATTGTTTCAGTCAGCTTGTATGAATACGCTCAAAAAGTTAGAAACCAAAGACAAGTTAAACGTAGATCTTCAGACAACCAACTCAAACAAAAAATCAAATGCCCTTGTTGTGGTTCAACGCTCACCAATCTGACCATTAGGAAAAAGAAGCACGCATTGCGTTATTATGTTTGTCCAAGAAATATGAATGCTTCACGTTTTGTCTGTGATTTCAAGGGCATCAATGCACAAATGCTAGAAACAAGGGTCTTAACAACTTGTAAGGACTTTTTTCAAAATCAACAGCTCTATTTAAAAATTAATCAAACAATCCAACAACAACTAAAAAACCAAAGAACTTTGGAAACGAAACATATACTCACCCAAGAACAACTAATAGAAAAGCTCGCTCAAGGGACGATTACTGCAGATACATTCAGAGAAAAATCTCTACTGTTACAACAACAATCAAAAACCAATTCATCCATTAGCTCGACTCAAATTCAAAGGGCTTTTCAAAATGTCATTCAACAATGTTTCACGTTAAATATGTTATACCCCTATATTGATGAAATTCATATTACAGAAAATAAAACGCTTACAGGAATCTATTTCAAAAATGAACCCTTAAACATCGTCAATCAAGATATGCAATCATCGATTGCCTAA
- a CDS encoding SAUGI family uracil-DNA glycosylase inhibitor, with translation MTLEQQLKIYITNLFHLPQEEVWQCETMDEIAENILPDKYVNLGPLSQKLLHTYTYYSDTLHERNIYPFILYYQKQLIAIGYIDENNDMDFLYLHNTIMPLLDQRYLLTGGQ, from the coding sequence ATGACGTTAGAACAACAACTCAAAATCTATATCACAAATTTGTTTCACCTACCCCAAGAGGAAGTATGGCAATGTGAAACCATGGATGAGATTGCCGAAAACATCCTTCCTGACAAATATGTAAATCTTGGACCCCTCAGTCAAAAATTACTTCATACCTACACCTATTATTCAGATACATTACACGAAAGAAATATCTATCCTTTCATTTTGTATTATCAAAAACAACTCATAGCCATCGGCTATATCGATGAGAATAACGATATGGATTTCTTATATCTGCACAACACCATCATGCCCCTTTTGGATCAACGATACTTACTAACAGGAGGACAATAA
- a CDS encoding DUF1643 domain-containing protein has protein sequence MENITNTLVTTAIFDEKRTHRYLLTKTWDDSKKTATVITMYPNYDGIINIDLTTQLIINQLLQQDIGTVHFVNLYSNITTPKNLKHLKEAYDKHTDIHLMKAISESETVILAYGAYAKRPVVVERVEQVLEMLKPHKKKIKKLINPATNEIMHPLNPKARQKWTLK, from the coding sequence ATGGAAAATATCACAAATACACTTGTCACCACTGCAATATTTGACGAAAAGAGAACTCACCGCTACTTACTAACAAAGACATGGGACGATAGTAAGAAGACTGCTACAGTCATCACAATGTATCCAAACTACGATGGTATTATAAACATCGATCTCACTACACAACTCATTATCAATCAACTATTACAACAAGATATTGGTACGGTACACTTTGTTAATCTTTATTCAAATATTACTACTCCTAAAAACCTAAAACACTTAAAAGAGGCTTATGATAAACACACAGACATTCACTTGATGAAAGCGATAAGTGAAAGTGAAACAGTGATTCTAGCTTATGGAGCTTATGCAAAGCGGCCTGTTGTCGTCGAACGTGTTGAGCAAGTGTTGGAAATGTTAAAGCCTCACAAAAAGAAAATTAAAAAACTCATAAACCCAGCAACAAATGAAATTATGCATCCACTTAACCCTAAAGCACGTCAAAAATGGACTTTGAAATAA
- a CDS encoding DUF927 domain-containing protein, producing MPNNIFKQYPYFLNSNGFYEVIPPKSNNDVEKIIQLSSPIIIENKFLDPSTGVEKLIITDGKNIKRIEASDILTSFKLPGLIKYGFNINERYIKSLSYALQSMRQSLPLSKLYTGVGVLQSDEGMVISLDKPYFSKEIEQSQANEIICETHYDLQPKGTFKDWWEMYLKQVKGNLLLELAVVFAASSLVTAFLKTRHEVEFAGTIFSFMGNSSTGKSTAAALAVSIAGNPTKGSNTLFRSWNGTRNALEGYLSSNFGVPIVLDELSAATFKDTTGLLYSLAEGQGRQRSNIDGNIKELKNWGTTVISTAEHSILNDSARNDGLNVRTIEISEAFTTSADNADAIKRATSVNYGHIMPLIAEYLLKRGNEVIKWFHAEHDWFKNQLKNETSNTGIRMFKRYAVIVTSARILARVIATPIDLDAVREYLINYHADSVSERSLGDKAIDVIVQFVMRNRGKFAENGKLSTMIENYGLIELKDDHIQVKMLKNIFKHMLNENQFQDVNIVIDALRDKGYIHSDRNRKTTKRSVPDTNGKKKTIVFYHLKLDMTYASMFGLSSKTEPSIPPFVDNTNKNLLEDFVTKAKQSEANDDLGL from the coding sequence ATGCCTAACAACATATTCAAGCAATATCCATATTTTTTAAATTCAAATGGCTTTTATGAAGTGATTCCACCTAAAAGTAACAATGATGTAGAAAAAATCATTCAATTGTCTAGTCCCATCATTATTGAAAATAAATTTCTCGACCCGTCTACAGGGGTTGAGAAATTGATTATTACAGATGGAAAAAATATTAAACGTATTGAGGCATCAGATATCTTAACATCTTTCAAGCTACCTGGATTAATTAAGTACGGCTTCAACATCAATGAACGGTACATTAAATCATTAAGCTATGCGTTACAATCGATGCGCCAATCACTTCCATTATCTAAATTATATACCGGCGTAGGTGTATTACAGTCTGATGAAGGTATGGTCATTTCATTGGATAAACCATACTTTTCAAAAGAAATAGAGCAATCCCAAGCTAATGAAATCATTTGTGAAACACACTATGATTTACAACCAAAAGGTACTTTCAAAGACTGGTGGGAGATGTACTTAAAACAAGTTAAAGGGAACTTACTACTAGAACTTGCAGTAGTATTTGCTGCTTCTTCATTAGTTACTGCGTTCCTAAAAACAAGACATGAGGTCGAGTTTGCGGGAACCATATTCTCATTTATGGGAAATTCAAGCACAGGTAAATCGACTGCAGCTGCTTTAGCTGTTTCAATAGCCGGCAACCCTACTAAAGGCAGTAATACCCTGTTTAGATCATGGAATGGTACTAGAAACGCGCTTGAAGGATATTTAAGTAGTAACTTTGGTGTGCCTATCGTATTAGATGAATTGTCAGCTGCAACCTTCAAAGACACTACTGGATTGTTGTACAGTTTGGCAGAGGGACAGGGCCGACAACGCTCTAATATTGATGGTAATATCAAAGAACTCAAAAATTGGGGCACTACAGTGATAAGTACCGCAGAACACAGTATTTTAAATGATAGTGCACGTAATGATGGTTTGAACGTCCGTACGATTGAAATATCTGAAGCCTTTACAACAAGTGCTGACAATGCAGATGCAATTAAAAGGGCTACATCGGTCAATTATGGCCATATAATGCCATTAATAGCTGAATATCTTTTAAAACGTGGAAACGAAGTAATTAAATGGTTTCATGCGGAACATGATTGGTTCAAAAACCAACTAAAAAATGAAACGAGTAATACTGGTATTCGTATGTTCAAACGCTATGCAGTGATTGTGACATCAGCAAGAATATTAGCACGTGTAATTGCGACACCCATAGATTTGGATGCAGTAAGAGAGTACCTAATTAATTATCACGCTGATTCCGTAAGTGAAAGGTCCCTGGGGGATAAGGCCATCGATGTAATTGTGCAGTTCGTCATGAGAAATCGTGGGAAATTTGCTGAAAATGGAAAACTCTCAACAATGATTGAAAATTATGGCCTTATTGAGCTGAAAGACGACCACATTCAAGTCAAAATGCTTAAAAATATTTTTAAACATATGTTGAATGAAAATCAATTCCAAGATGTAAATATTGTAATTGATGCTTTACGAGACAAAGGTTATATCCATTCTGATCGGAACCGTAAAACAACAAAACGTAGCGTTCCAGATACTAATGGCAAAAAGAAGACTATTGTCTTTTATCATCTTAAGCTAGATATGACTTATGCTTCAATGTTTGGTTTGAGTTCTAAAACAGAACCTAGTATACCACCATTCGTTGATAATACAAATAAAAATTTGCTAGAAGATTTTGTAACGAAAGCTAAACAATCCGAAGCAAATGACGATTTAGGATTATAA
- a CDS encoding single-stranded DNA-binding protein gives MKYKGEDFNELKRIRLGAAFSLSEDTTFTFHDLNVNTDITCSTDVQQDVGRWFAYFVKNMPNVPFVIIGKNSNGNLVYRKTGPNPMLHKHNWKGGNN, from the coding sequence ATGAAGTACAAAGGTGAAGATTTTAACGAACTTAAGAGAATACGTTTAGGTGCTGCTTTCAGTCTATCTGAAGACACTACATTTACATTTCATGACTTAAATGTAAATACGGACATTACATGTTCAACTGACGTACAACAAGATGTTGGTCGCTGGTTTGCATACTTTGTAAAGAACATGCCAAATGTCCCATTTGTCATTATTGGTAAGAATAGCAACGGAAACTTAGTTTATCGTAAGACAGGACCTAATCCAATGCTTCACAAACATAACTGGAAAGGTGGTAACAACTAA
- a CDS encoding DUF960 domain-containing protein, producing the protein MNRYITRGIANNLSPTLQHQIWDLVLQKDTKPSNEQEPLDYFHIFQFIMHQQKLFIRHTLENPEYFQYTKANDNHQVNISKVYVIREDDVDFSYYVMLLPEEY; encoded by the coding sequence ATGAATAGATATATTACACGTGGTATTGCCAATAACTTATCCCCCACCTTACAACATCAAATATGGGACCTCGTCCTACAAAAAGATACCAAACCATCTAACGAACAAGAACCCTTGGACTATTTTCATATCTTTCAGTTTATTATGCATCAACAAAAGCTTTTTATAAGACATACTCTAGAAAATCCCGAATACTTTCAATATACAAAAGCAAATGACAATCATCAGGTAAACATTAGTAAAGTCTACGTCATCCGAGAGGACGATGTAGACTTTTCTTATTATGTAATGTTACTACCCGAAGAATACTAA